In one window of Janthinobacterium sp. 1_2014MBL_MicDiv DNA:
- a CDS encoding DUF58 domain-containing protein — MRLRKITWLPARPWLGAQRVHIRPSRAGLAFAALLLALWIAAVNYHLGLGYALTYFAAACAIADMLFASRNLAGLALAAAPGPSVFAGGHASFSLRLINRSPRARHALRVEVAGSAATPQLAAPLADIAVHAETTVTIGAAAPQRGWLAAPPVRLSCNFPLGLFYAWCHWQPEARVLVYPRPEAAAPPLPLPAGMAQMASQQASATGGTLELAGVRAYQPGDPLQRLAWRQIARHDGEHLFSKQFQPAADARTGAAQGRIVLEHAALTALPPEARLSRLAAWVLEAERRNLPYGLRLGALDLAPDLGASHRDACLRALALHDLPASQAAP; from the coding sequence ATGCGCTTGCGCAAGATCACCTGGCTGCCGGCCCGCCCCTGGCTCGGCGCGCAGCGCGTGCACATCCGTCCGTCGCGCGCGGGACTGGCGTTTGCCGCGCTGCTGCTGGCGCTGTGGATCGCCGCCGTCAATTACCACCTGGGCCTGGGCTACGCGCTCACCTACTTCGCGGCCGCCTGCGCCATCGCCGACATGCTGTTTGCCAGCCGCAACCTGGCGGGACTGGCGCTGGCGGCCGCGCCGGGCCCGTCCGTGTTCGCGGGCGGCCACGCCTCGTTCAGCTTGCGCCTGATCAACCGCAGCCCCCGCGCGCGCCATGCGCTGCGCGTCGAGGTGGCAGGCTCCGCTGCCACGCCGCAGCTGGCCGCGCCACTGGCGGATATCGCCGTCCACGCGGAAACAACCGTCACCATCGGCGCCGCGGCGCCGCAACGGGGCTGGCTCGCCGCCCCGCCCGTGCGCCTGTCGTGCAACTTTCCGCTGGGCCTGTTTTACGCCTGGTGCCATTGGCAGCCTGAAGCCCGCGTGCTCGTGTATCCGCGCCCTGAGGCGGCTGCGCCGCCGCTGCCCTTGCCCGCTGGCATGGCGCAGATGGCAAGTCAGCAAGCCAGCGCGACCGGCGGAACCCTGGAACTGGCCGGCGTGCGCGCCTACCAGCCCGGCGATCCGCTGCAGCGCCTGGCCTGGCGCCAGATCGCCCGCCATGACGGCGAGCATCTATTCAGCAAGCAATTCCAGCCTGCCGCCGACGCGCGCACGGGCGCAGCCCAGGGCCGCATCGTGCTCGAGCATGCCGCACTGACGGCCTTGCCGCCGGAAGCGCGCCTGTCGCGCCTGGCCGCCTGGGTGCTGGAAGCGGAACGCCGCAACCTGCCGTATGGCTTGCGCCTGGGGGCGCTGGACCTGGCGCCGGACCTGGGCGCCAGCCACCGCGACGCCTGCCTGCGCGCGCTGGCCCTGCACGACTTGCCCGCCAGCCAGGCGGCGCCATGA
- a CDS encoding histone deacetylase family protein, whose product MSTAIYTHPDCQRHEMGDWHPESPARLQAINDQLILAHISDLVEHRDGVRAQLSDIERNHSATAIGLVRDNVPPAGDYYPLDGDTLLNAHSYNAALAAAGSAVAATDAVIDGEISNAFCSIRPPGHHARPSEPMGFCLFNNVAIAAKHALDVRGLERVAIVDFDVHHGNGTAESVAHDPRILMVSFFQHPFYPYSDVESYTDTRVNVPVPARSKGDVVRQLVLDHWLPALHRQRPQMIFISAGFDAHREDDVGGMGLVEADYTWMTQQMMAVASQYGQGRIVSCLEGGYNLSSLGRSVAAHVKALAEL is encoded by the coding sequence ATGAGCACAGCCATTTATACCCACCCTGATTGCCAGCGCCACGAGATGGGCGACTGGCATCCCGAATCGCCGGCCCGCTTGCAGGCCATCAACGATCAACTGATCCTCGCGCACATCAGCGACCTGGTCGAGCACCGCGATGGCGTGCGCGCGCAATTGTCCGACATCGAGCGCAATCACAGCGCCACAGCCATCGGCCTGGTGCGCGACAACGTGCCGCCGGCCGGCGATTACTATCCGCTCGATGGCGACACCCTGCTCAACGCGCACAGCTACAACGCGGCGCTGGCCGCAGCCGGCTCGGCCGTGGCTGCCACGGACGCCGTCATCGATGGCGAGATCAGCAACGCCTTCTGCTCGATCCGCCCGCCCGGCCACCATGCGCGGCCCAGCGAACCGATGGGTTTCTGCCTGTTCAATAACGTGGCCATCGCCGCCAAGCATGCACTCGACGTGCGCGGGCTCGAGCGCGTCGCCATCGTCGACTTTGACGTGCATCATGGCAATGGCACGGCCGAATCCGTGGCGCACGACCCGCGCATCCTGATGGTCAGCTTCTTCCAGCACCCGTTTTACCCGTACAGCGATGTCGAGTCCTACACGGATACGCGCGTCAACGTGCCCGTGCCGGCCCGCTCGAAAGGCGACGTCGTGCGCCAGCTCGTGCTCGACCACTGGCTGCCGGCGCTGCACCGGCAGCGGCCGCAGATGATCTTCATTTCCGCCGGTTTCGATGCGCACCGCGAAGACGACGTCGGTGGCATGGGCCTGGTGGAAGCCGACTACACGTGGATGACGCAGCAAATGATGGCGGTGGCCAGCCAGTATGGCCAGGGCCGCATCGTCAGCTGCCTCGAAGGGGGCTACAACCTGTCGTCGCTGGGCCGCAGCGTGGCGGCGCACGTGAAGGCGCTGGCGGAACTGTAG
- the ylqF gene encoding ribosome biogenesis GTPase YlqF encodes MNAARKKAAETMENTDLVIEVVDARLPAASCNPMVDELRLFRQRPCLKILNKTDLADPAATAAWVAYFNAQEGVTAYAMTTKKPGDVARIPELAKSLAPHRGVPTKPLRIMIMGIPNVGKSTLMNALLKKRVAKVGDEPAVTKMQQKLYLDKNTILVDTPGMLWPKIAIPSDGLMLAASHAIGSNALIEEEVAVFLAEELLKRYPDLLAARYGTKVDEVDAIGVVEGIAAKRGFRIKGGDYDFEKASHTLLLDYRSGILGRISLETPDTRAALLAQHAAEMAEKAAKAAEIAAEKARNAARGKRGT; translated from the coding sequence ATGAACGCGGCCCGCAAGAAAGCGGCCGAGACCATGGAAAACACCGATCTGGTGATTGAAGTGGTGGACGCGCGCCTGCCGGCAGCCAGCTGCAATCCCATGGTGGACGAGCTGCGCCTGTTCCGCCAGCGCCCCTGCCTGAAAATCCTCAACAAGACCGACCTGGCCGATCCTGCCGCGACGGCCGCCTGGGTCGCCTATTTCAATGCCCAGGAAGGCGTGACCGCGTATGCGATGACGACCAAGAAGCCGGGCGACGTGGCGCGCATTCCGGAGCTGGCCAAGTCGCTGGCGCCGCACCGTGGCGTGCCGACGAAGCCGCTGCGCATCATGATCATGGGCATCCCCAACGTGGGCAAGTCGACGCTGATGAATGCGCTGCTGAAAAAGCGCGTGGCCAAGGTGGGCGACGAGCCGGCCGTGACGAAGATGCAGCAGAAATTGTATCTGGACAAGAACACCATCCTCGTCGATACGCCCGGCATGCTGTGGCCGAAGATCGCCATCCCCAGCGATGGCCTGATGCTGGCGGCCAGCCACGCCATCGGCTCGAATGCGCTGATCGAAGAAGAAGTGGCCGTCTTCCTGGCCGAGGAATTGCTCAAGCGTTACCCGGACTTGCTGGCGGCCCGCTACGGCACCAAGGTCGATGAAGTCGACGCCATCGGCGTGGTCGAAGGCATCGCCGCCAAGCGCGGCTTCCGCATCAAGGGCGGCGACTACGATTTCGAGAAGGCTTCGCACACCCTGCTGCTCGACTACCGCAGCGGTATCCTGGGCCGTATCTCGCTGGAAACGCCGGACACGCGCGCGGCCCTGCTGGCCCAGCACGCGGCCGAGATGGCGGAAAAAGCGGCGAAGGCGGCGGAGATCGCCGCCGAGAAGGCCAGGAATGCGGCGCGGGGCAAGCGCGGCACGTAA
- a CDS encoding AAA family ATPase, with translation MFSKIHQAARQIGDVLVGKDLQIRQTLACVLAGGHLLIEDVPGVGKTTLAHALAISLGLQWKRQQFTSDLLPADVAGMSVYDRGSASFIFHPGPLFTQVLLADEINRATPKTQSGLLEAMEERQVSLDGVTRALPQPFFVIATQNCAHQLGTFPLPESQLDRFLMCVTLGYPDAAAERALLLGADRRAMLQTLPAVMSADELLQAQAALRAIHVSAAVVDYVLALVQATRAPGAFADGLSPRAALALLQAARAWAALAGRDHVTPDDVQAMLLPVCTHRLRAAQGATDSRALLQQLMLSTPV, from the coding sequence ATGTTTTCGAAAATACATCAGGCCGCGCGCCAGATCGGCGACGTTCTCGTCGGCAAAGACTTGCAGATCCGCCAGACCCTCGCCTGCGTGCTGGCCGGCGGCCACCTGCTGATCGAAGACGTGCCCGGCGTCGGCAAGACGACCCTGGCGCATGCGCTGGCCATCTCGCTGGGCCTGCAATGGAAGCGCCAGCAATTCACCAGCGACCTGCTGCCGGCCGACGTGGCCGGCATGAGCGTGTACGACCGCGGCAGCGCCAGTTTCATCTTCCACCCCGGCCCCCTGTTTACGCAAGTGCTGCTGGCCGACGAAATCAACCGCGCCACGCCGAAGACGCAGTCCGGCCTGCTCGAAGCGATGGAAGAGCGGCAAGTGAGCCTCGATGGCGTCACGCGCGCGCTGCCGCAGCCGTTTTTCGTCATCGCCACGCAAAACTGCGCGCACCAGCTGGGCACCTTCCCCCTGCCCGAATCGCAGCTCGACCGTTTCCTCATGTGCGTCACCCTGGGCTATCCCGACGCGGCCGCCGAGCGGGCCCTGCTGCTGGGCGCCGACCGCCGCGCCATGCTGCAAACCTTGCCGGCCGTGATGAGCGCGGATGAACTGTTGCAGGCGCAGGCGGCCTTGCGCGCCATCCACGTGTCCGCCGCCGTCGTCGATTACGTGCTGGCCCTCGTGCAGGCGACGCGCGCGCCGGGCGCCTTCGCCGACGGTCTCAGCCCGCGCGCCGCGCTGGCCCTGCTTCAGGCGGCACGCGCCTGGGCCGCGCTGGCGGGGCGCGACCATGTCACGCCCGACGATGTGCAAGCGATGCTGCTGCCCGTCTGCACCCACCGGCTGCGCGCCGCGCAAGGGGCGACGGATAGCCGCGCCCTGCTGCAGCAATTAATGTTAAGCACTCCCGTCTGA
- a CDS encoding transglutaminase TgpA family protein: MRRWLTSLPRDKADILLLLLAAAMVLAPHARHLPPWLSLAMAAPLLWRAAITVRGTRQPRLALLLPLALLGIAGVHASYGTLLGRDAGVAMLALLLALKSLEMHGRRDIFVFVFLSFFLLLANFFHAQGILSAAWMLATVIVLLAALLSAQYGAVQPRLWQRLRLLGRMLALAIPLSALLFFVVPRPGGPLWGAPHEGAQARTGLSDSMQPGAIASLALSGEPVFTARFSTPIPAQEQLYWRGVVLGDYDGATWTRSGAGQATRRGQVIDGRIDIALDGPPSNYDITLQASGQRRIFALDVPRSIERLPGNPYVVSPALEVLTVQPITSTVRYRASSMLSYRLQAGLSTAQQQPWLALPAGSNPRSVAWARALRGQSAQALAPEAAIAAVLGHFRHAPFRYTLQPPLLGKDGVDDFLFRTQAGFCEHYAGSFVVLMRAMGIPARVVTGYQGGTRDAAEAGAGTSLTVRQSDAHAWSEVWLAGRGWVRVDPTSAVAPLRTERNLDAALPPAPAPLAAWRALVGLDGGAGAAIAAWRQQWQQAEQAWSSWVLDYTPQRQRAMLDGVKNMPAQRIALACAVLALLAALGGGLLHWRQQRRGDPLDALYARFCRQQARRGYSRAPHEGPHGYAARLAAGSATPETHAAIARFLAIYAAMKYGNASPDEQLRARRSLRSLLTQSR, from the coding sequence ATGAGGCGCTGGCTGACAAGCTTGCCGCGCGACAAGGCCGACATCCTGCTCCTGCTGCTGGCGGCCGCCATGGTGCTGGCGCCGCACGCGCGGCACCTGCCGCCGTGGCTGTCGCTGGCCATGGCCGCCCCCCTGCTGTGGCGCGCCGCCATCACCGTGCGCGGCACGCGCCAGCCGCGGCTAGCCCTGCTCCTGCCGCTGGCCCTGCTGGGCATCGCCGGCGTCCACGCCAGCTATGGCACCTTGCTGGGGCGCGATGCGGGCGTGGCCATGCTGGCCTTGCTGCTGGCCCTGAAATCGCTGGAAATGCATGGCCGGCGCGACATCTTCGTGTTTGTCTTCCTCAGTTTCTTCCTGTTATTGGCCAATTTTTTCCATGCGCAAGGCATCCTCAGCGCCGCCTGGATGCTGGCCACCGTCATCGTGCTGCTGGCCGCCCTGCTGTCGGCCCAGTACGGCGCCGTGCAGCCACGGCTGTGGCAAAGGCTGCGCTTGCTCGGCCGCATGCTGGCGCTGGCCATTCCCCTGTCGGCCCTGCTGTTCTTCGTCGTGCCGCGTCCCGGCGGCCCCCTGTGGGGGGCGCCGCACGAGGGCGCGCAGGCGCGCACGGGCTTGTCGGACAGCATGCAGCCGGGCGCCATCGCCTCGCTGGCCCTGTCGGGCGAGCCCGTCTTCACGGCCCGCTTCAGCACGCCGATCCCGGCGCAGGAGCAGTTATATTGGCGCGGCGTCGTGCTGGGCGACTACGACGGCGCCACCTGGACGCGCAGCGGCGCCGGCCAGGCCACCCGCCGCGGCCAGGTGATCGACGGCAGGATAGACATCGCGCTCGATGGCCCGCCCAGCAACTACGACATCACCTTGCAAGCCAGTGGCCAGCGGCGCATCTTCGCGCTAGACGTGCCGCGCAGCATCGAACGCCTGCCCGGCAATCCCTATGTCGTCTCGCCCGCGCTGGAAGTGCTGACGGTGCAGCCAATTACTTCGACCGTCCGCTACCGCGCCAGTTCCATGCTCAGCTACCGCCTGCAGGCGGGCCTGTCCACGGCACAACAGCAGCCATGGCTGGCCTTGCCCGCCGGCAGCAACCCGCGCAGCGTGGCCTGGGCCCGCGCCTTGCGCGGCCAGAGCGCACAGGCGCTGGCGCCCGAGGCGGCCATCGCCGCCGTGCTCGGTCATTTCCGCCACGCACCGTTCCGCTACACCCTGCAACCGCCGCTGCTGGGCAAGGATGGCGTCGATGACTTCCTGTTTCGCACGCAGGCGGGCTTTTGCGAACATTACGCGGGCAGCTTTGTCGTGCTGATGCGCGCCATGGGCATTCCCGCGCGCGTCGTCACCGGCTACCAGGGCGGCACGCGCGATGCGGCGGAGGCCGGCGCCGGCACCAGCCTGACGGTGCGCCAGTCCGACGCCCATGCGTGGAGCGAAGTGTGGCTGGCGGGCCGGGGCTGGGTGCGCGTCGATCCCACCAGCGCCGTCGCCCCGCTGCGCACCGAGCGCAACCTGGACGCGGCCCTGCCGCCCGCCCCCGCGCCGCTGGCGGCCTGGCGCGCGCTGGTCGGCCTCGACGGGGGCGCCGGCGCCGCCATCGCCGCATGGCGCCAGCAATGGCAGCAAGCCGAGCAGGCGTGGAGCAGCTGGGTGCTCGACTACACGCCGCAACGCCAGCGCGCCATGCTCGACGGCGTGAAGAACATGCCGGCGCAGCGCATCGCACTGGCCTGCGCCGTGCTGGCCCTGCTGGCGGCGCTGGGCGGCGGACTGCTACACTGGCGGCAACAGCGGCGGGGCGACCCGCTCGACGCCCTGTACGCGCGCTTTTGCCGGCAGCAGGCGCGACGCGGCTACAGCCGTGCGCCGCACGAGGGGCCGCACGGTTATGCTGCGCGCCTGGCTGCCGGCTCCGCCACCCCCGAGACGCACGCCGCCATCGCGCGCTTTCTGGCAATCTATGCCGCGATGAAGTATGGTAATGCCAGCCCAGACGAACAACTCCGCGCGCGGCGCAGCTTGCGCAGCCTGTTAACCCAAAGCCGATGA
- the mltB gene encoding lytic murein transglycosylase B has protein sequence MRRSLLPIKYPALSLLLSLPLCMASAHAGENSNISAADRARAVRAAKAQPVKKATLKPAAKKAPAKFDFEGEFVDYANWKEVRAFLDEMAAKHGFDRAELDTLIGKVRYVESTVQLMKPAPPGKPKNWQAYSARFIEPVRINAGVKFWEENAEALGRAEREYGVPAEIIVGIIGVETVYGRNTGRFRVLDALTTLAFSYPESPTRAARMAFFKGELENALLFARKDGIDPLTLLGSYAGAIGLPQFMPSSIMKYAVDFDGDSHIDLRNSTADAIGSVAHFLVEHGWRRDDPAISVYPVNVSPNRAWEQFIGQGLQAKYRLDELQAAGVSVVSPVPQNMLFGLIDLQNGSEATEYSLATNNFFAITQYNRSYFYAMSVIDLGKAISQVRAR, from the coding sequence ATGAGACGCTCCTTGTTACCGATCAAATACCCCGCCCTGTCCCTGCTCCTCTCCCTTCCCCTGTGCATGGCAAGCGCGCACGCGGGTGAAAACAGCAATATTTCAGCCGCCGACCGCGCCCGCGCCGTGCGCGCGGCCAAGGCCCAACCCGTCAAGAAGGCGACGCTCAAGCCGGCAGCGAAGAAGGCGCCGGCGAAATTCGACTTCGAAGGTGAATTTGTCGACTATGCCAACTGGAAGGAAGTACGCGCCTTCCTCGACGAGATGGCCGCCAAGCATGGCTTTGACCGCGCCGAACTCGACACCCTGATCGGCAAGGTGCGCTATGTGGAATCGACGGTGCAGCTGATGAAGCCGGCGCCCCCGGGCAAGCCGAAGAACTGGCAAGCGTACAGCGCCCGCTTCATCGAACCGGTGCGCATCAATGCGGGCGTGAAATTCTGGGAAGAAAACGCGGAAGCGCTGGGCCGCGCCGAGCGCGAATATGGCGTGCCGGCCGAGATCATCGTCGGCATCATCGGCGTGGAAACCGTGTATGGCCGCAACACGGGCCGCTTCCGCGTGCTCGATGCGCTGACCACGCTGGCGTTTTCCTATCCGGAAAGCCCAACGCGGGCCGCGCGCATGGCATTTTTCAAGGGCGAGCTGGAAAACGCGCTGCTGTTCGCGCGCAAGGATGGCATCGATCCGCTGACCCTGCTCGGCTCGTATGCGGGTGCCATCGGCCTGCCCCAGTTCATGCCTAGCAGCATCATGAAATATGCGGTGGACTTCGATGGCGATAGTCACATCGACTTGCGCAATTCGACGGCCGACGCCATCGGCAGCGTGGCGCACTTCCTCGTCGAACACGGCTGGCGCCGCGACGATCCGGCCATCAGCGTGTATCCGGTCAACGTTTCGCCCAACCGCGCCTGGGAACAGTTCATCGGCCAGGGCTTGCAGGCGAAGTACCGTCTGGACGAGCTGCAGGCGGCCGGCGTCAGCGTCGTATCGCCCGTGCCACAAAACATGCTGTTCGGCTTGATCGACTTGCAAAATGGCTCAGAAGCAACTGAGTATAGCTTGGCAACCAATAACTTCTTTGCTATAACTCAGTACAACAGAAGTTATTTTTATGCCATGTCAGTAATCGACCTGGGCAAGGCTATCAGTCAAGTGCGCGCACGCTAA
- the cysM gene encoding cysteine synthase CysM: MAYKTLEDTIGNTPLVQLTRLPGADAIARNNVILGKLEGNNPAGSVKDRAAMSMLKRAEERGVIKPGDTLIEATSGNTGIALAMAAALRGYKMLLLMPDNLSVERRQSMAAYGADILLTPKTGGMEYARDLAEQMQKDGRGVILDQFANEDNSRAHYETTGPEIWRDTDGRVTHFVSAMGTTGTIMGVSRYLKEQNPAIQIIGAQPEEGSQIPGIRKWPEAYLPKIYDKSRVDQVEYVSQGVAERMARSLAAEEGLFCGISAAGACEIALRISQTVENATIVFVVCDRGDRYLSTGVFPA; the protein is encoded by the coding sequence ATGGCTTACAAGACACTGGAAGATACGATAGGCAATACCCCGCTGGTGCAGCTGACGCGCTTGCCGGGCGCCGATGCGATCGCGCGCAATAACGTCATCTTGGGCAAGCTGGAAGGCAACAACCCGGCCGGCTCCGTGAAGGACCGCGCCGCCATGTCCATGCTCAAGCGCGCTGAAGAACGCGGCGTCATCAAGCCGGGCGATACCCTGATCGAGGCCACCAGCGGCAATACCGGCATTGCGCTGGCCATGGCTGCCGCCTTGCGCGGTTACAAGATGCTGTTGCTGATGCCGGATAACCTCAGCGTGGAGCGCCGCCAGAGCATGGCCGCCTACGGCGCCGACATTTTATTGACGCCGAAGACGGGCGGCATGGAATATGCGCGCGACCTGGCCGAGCAGATGCAGAAGGATGGCCGCGGCGTGATCCTCGACCAGTTCGCCAATGAAGACAATTCGCGCGCCCACTATGAAACGACGGGGCCGGAAATCTGGCGCGACACGGACGGGCGCGTCACGCACTTCGTCAGCGCCATGGGCACGACGGGCACCATCATGGGCGTGTCGCGCTACCTGAAGGAACAGAATCCCGCCATCCAGATCATCGGCGCGCAGCCCGAGGAAGGCTCGCAGATTCCCGGCATCCGCAAATGGCCGGAAGCATATTTGCCGAAAATCTACGACAAGAGCCGCGTCGACCAGGTCGAATACGTGAGCCAGGGCGTGGCAGAGCGCATGGCGCGCAGCCTGGCGGCGGAAGAGGGCTTGTTCTGCGGCATCTCCGCGGCTGGCGCATGCGAAATCGCGCTGCGCATTTCGCAGACGGTGGAAAATGCGACGATCGTGTTTGTCGTCTGCGACCGCGGCGACCGCTATCTGTCGACCGGCGTCTTTCCTGCCTGA